Proteins from one Methanobrevibacter sp. V74 genomic window:
- a CDS encoding tRNA-dihydrouridine synthase: protein MKDLFDYCDFGDLKLNSRIVRTGLWESQREKSGNMTPDIYNRYENIAASGIGLIITELYSLYPRDTFSKYSNTIHYTQFVREARDLTDLVHVYDVPIFAQLGFVQYNKKTQQNMKIEEVTIDDIRKIQTDMIIAAQKFDFGGFDGIQLGLGNYYFLSRFINPNFNTRDDKYGGNTFNRLRIVLEMIKVIKDNTKLHINCRLNAFDGTTNGMTLTETIEIAKLLEKYGADSLQITRPRSPQFFTRENKEENPLIEATEQIINNVNIPVILGGGANSQNQINEMLNSTNIDFISMQRPFVKDPSFLVDWQIKGNGESFCKTCNNCYWKKTATCHLRSCNP from the coding sequence ATGAAAGATTTATTTGATTATTGTGATTTTGGAGATTTAAAACTTAATAGCAGAATTGTGAGAACTGGACTTTGGGAGTCTCAAAGAGAAAAATCAGGCAATATGACTCCTGATATATATAACCGATATGAAAATATTGCCGCCAGCGGCATTGGATTAATAATTACTGAGTTATATTCACTTTACCCAAGAGATACATTCTCCAAATACTCAAATACCATTCACTACACTCAATTTGTTCGTGAAGCTCGTGATTTAACTGATCTTGTTCATGTATATGATGTTCCCATCTTTGCCCAATTAGGTTTTGTACAATATAATAAAAAAACGCAGCAAAACATGAAAATTGAAGAGGTAACAATTGACGACATCCGAAAAATACAAACGGATATGATTATTGCAGCTCAAAAGTTTGATTTTGGCGGATTTGACGGCATTCAATTAGGTCTTGGAAATTATTATTTCCTATCCAGATTTATTAATCCAAATTTCAATACAAGAGATGACAAATACGGTGGAAACACTTTCAATAGATTAAGAATAGTTCTAGAAATGATTAAAGTAATAAAAGACAATACGAAATTACATATAAATTGTCGTTTAAATGCATTTGATGGAACAACCAATGGAATGACATTGACTGAAACAATTGAAATAGCCAAACTTCTTGAAAAATATGGTGCGGATTCCTTGCAAATTACTCGTCCACGTTCGCCGCAATTTTTCACACGTGAAAATAAAGAGGAAAATCCATTAATCGAAGCTACAGAGCAAATAATTAATAATGTTAATATTCCAGTTATTTTAGGCGGTGGAGCAAATAGTCAAAATCAGATAAATGAAATGTTAAATTCTACAAATATAGATTTTATATCAATGCAAAGGCCATTCGTCAAAGATCCGAGTTTCCTAGTAGACTGGCAAATTAAAGGAAATGGTGAAAGCTTTTGTAAAACTTGCAATAATTGCTATTGGAAAAAAACCGCTAC
- a CDS encoding manganese efflux pump MntP family protein: MAFNIISVLLIAIALAMDAFSVSMTKGFTQKNITNGQIFYYGLFFGGFQFIMPILGYFCGNVITTIVESLASIIGFILLLMIGLNMIRESLSGGDEEITDHFSFKEVTLLAIATSIDAFAVGITLALFKDPVLISSAIIGIVAFFFGIVGVSIGKKLGNYVGDKFQILGGVILILIGIKLLLGF, encoded by the coding sequence ATGGCATTTAATATTATTTCTGTATTGTTGATAGCAATAGCTCTGGCTATGGATGCATTTAGTGTATCAATGACAAAGGGGTTTACTCAAAAAAACATAACCAATGGACAAATCTTTTATTATGGACTATTTTTCGGCGGATTTCAATTTATAATGCCCATATTAGGATATTTCTGTGGTAATGTTATAACAACTATTGTTGAATCTTTAGCTTCAATTATTGGATTTATCTTACTTTTAATGATTGGATTAAATATGATTCGTGAGAGTTTATCAGGTGGCGATGAAGAAATAACTGACCATTTCTCATTTAAAGAAGTAACTTTGCTTGCAATCGCAACAAGTATTGATGCCTTTGCAGTTGGAATTACATTAGCACTTTTTAAAGATCCGGTTTTAATATCATCTGCTATAATAGGTATTGTAGCATTTTTCTTTGGTATTGTGGGTGTATCTATTGGTAAGAAACTTGGAAATTATGTTGGAGATAAGTTCCAAATCCTTGGTGGAGTTATTCTTATACTGATTGGTATAAAACTCCTTTTAGGTTTCTAA
- a CDS encoding site-specific integrase has protein sequence MIEVDELTDYLNEYLEEKQEVKNLTQETIKKQTFNISKFIEYLEKEGIGELTDKNIKKQLRHYRRHCLKKHGNKRTTVKTYMMNILEFINSEDVQEEIQHETIKMKDIIEVKAEDSETAKKRIEKISLTWPQSNFFLDTIEQSGNKRDYAICRTFIDSGMRLKELVLLNKTDIQVSIDENGFYELPNDTNEFIDVYLRAETTKGELKDRTTFITYDTLISLNEMMKNRITKLRKNTNNIYRPVIQRKKAAEEVVREELFTNINGKRIGKRAVQDIIKKHARECDQRIENEGIECNVNYGRDVSVHILRHTALSHYAEILTVAEVQSIAGHSNSQTTDKYIHIDHEQMKQKLKVNSQRFL, from the coding sequence ATGATAGAAGTTGATGAGCTAACAGACTACCTAAATGAATACTTAGAAGAAAAGCAAGAGGTAAAGAACTTAACTCAAGAAACTATAAAAAAACAAACATTTAACATATCTAAATTCATCGAATATCTTGAAAAAGAAGGAATAGGAGAACTAACTGATAAGAATATTAAAAAACAGTTAAGACATTATCGTAGGCATTGTTTGAAAAAACATGGAAATAAAAGAACCACAGTTAAAACATATATGATGAATATTTTGGAATTCATCAACTCAGAAGATGTTCAAGAGGAAATCCAGCATGAAACCATCAAAATGAAGGATATTATTGAAGTAAAAGCAGAAGATTCTGAAACTGCTAAAAAAAGAATTGAAAAAATATCCTTAACCTGGCCACAATCCAATTTTTTCTTAGATACAATCGAACAAAGCGGAAATAAAAGGGATTATGCAATCTGCAGAACATTTATTGACTCCGGTATGAGATTGAAAGAATTGGTCTTATTAAACAAAACAGATATTCAAGTTTCAATTGATGAAAATGGATTTTACGAACTTCCCAATGACACTAATGAATTTATTGATGTTTATTTACGAGCAGAAACAACAAAAGGTGAGTTAAAAGACCGTACAACATTTATCACCTATGATACATTAATCAGTTTAAATGAAATGATGAAGAATCGTATCACAAAACTTAGGAAAAATACTAATAATATATATCGTCCAGTAATTCAGCGAAAAAAAGCGGCTGAAGAAGTAGTAAGGGAAGAGCTATTTACCAATATTAATGGAAAAAGAATTGGAAAACGTGCTGTTCAGGATATCATTAAAAAACATGCTCGTGAATGTGATCAGAGAATTGAAAATGAAGGAATTGAATGTAATGTAAATTATGGTAGAGATGTTAGTGTTCACATTCTAAGACATACTGCATTATCCCATTATGCGGAAATATTGACAGTTGCAGAGGTGCAGTCAATTGCAGGGCATTCAAACTCCCAAACAACGGATAAATATATTCACATTGACCATGAACAAATGAAACAAAAATTAAAGGTTAATTCACAAAGATTTTTATAA
- the cas2 gene encoding CRISPR-associated endonuclease Cas2 encodes MYVIVSFDIKFKTNQEKIESVIEHFGLRKIQNTLYIGELDNNEQNTLVKSINKIIKEYDSVLITRICQNCYLKKETCGREIKFNNDLFRIY; translated from the coding sequence ATGTATGTAATAGTTAGTTTTGATATAAAATTTAAAACAAATCAAGAAAAGATTGAAAGTGTTATTGAGCACTTTGGACTTAGAAAAATTCAAAATACATTATATATAGGAGAATTAGATAATAATGAACAAAATACATTAGTTAAATCCATAAATAAAATAATTAAAGAATATGATAGTGTTTTAATAACACGAATATGTCAAAATTGCTATTTAAAAAAAGAAACATGTGGTCGTGAAATTAAATTCAATAATGATTTATTTAGGATATATTAA
- the cas1 gene encoding CRISPR-associated endonuclease Cas1 — translation MKLIIDGYNKSIHKKDNQIVIHENSEIIDSIKASEINDITITGKGYVTFDALNLIAENNIKLIAINPRGQLSYILESPDWRNVKLKKQQYKLSENKLGLKLSKELIKCKMKNQKATLTTLNKNKQLKRVFNHRSKIDEIIKQLEKLNLNGNNDEIRIKIMGLEGKASNEYWRAVKYFIPNNIGFEKRTKKPTDLLNSMLNYGYAILASEITKSILLIGLDPYCGFLHYDIDKRTSLTFDLIEPFRQQIVDKTVISLINRKQVTINDLDKRNNTIKLEARKLIVNKILGKIFSTITYNNEINTYSDLIRKQSKDLVNTILYAEEFNGFYLRW, via the coding sequence ATGAAACTAATTATTGACGGATATAATAAATCAATCCACAAGAAAGACAACCAAATTGTTATACATGAAAATTCCGAAATTATAGATTCTATCAAGGCAAGCGAAATTAATGATATAACCATTACAGGAAAAGGTTATGTGACCTTTGATGCTTTAAATTTAATAGCTGAAAATAATATTAAATTAATAGCTATTAATCCACGAGGACAACTAAGTTATATCTTAGAATCACCAGATTGGAGAAATGTGAAGTTAAAAAAACAACAATACAAATTAAGCGAAAATAAACTTGGTCTTAAATTATCAAAAGAATTAATAAAATGTAAAATGAAAAACCAAAAAGCTACATTAACAACACTTAATAAAAATAAACAGCTGAAAAGAGTTTTTAACCATAGATCAAAAATTGATGAAATAATAAAACAACTTGAAAAATTAAATTTAAATGGAAATAATGATGAAATAAGAATTAAAATAATGGGTTTAGAAGGAAAAGCATCTAATGAGTATTGGAGAGCAGTAAAATATTTCATTCCAAATAATATTGGATTTGAAAAAAGAACAAAAAAACCAACAGATTTACTTAATTCCATGTTAAATTATGGTTATGCAATTCTTGCAAGTGAAATAACAAAAAGCATATTACTAATAGGTTTAGATCCATATTGCGGATTTTTACATTATGATATAGATAAAAGAACAAGTTTAACCTTTGATTTAATCGAACCATTCAGACAACAAATTGTTGATAAAACAGTAATAAGTTTAATTAACAGAAAACAAGTTACCATAAATGATTTAGATAAAAGAAATAATACCATAAAATTAGAAGCAAGGAAATTAATAGTGAATAAAATTCTTGGAAAAATCTTCTCAACAATTACTTACAATAATGAAATAAACACTTATTCAGATTTAATTAGAAAACAAAGCAAAGATTTAGTAAATACAATATTATACGCTGAAGAATTTAATGGATTTTATTTAAGATGGTGA